The Humulus lupulus chromosome 3, drHumLupu1.1, whole genome shotgun sequence genome window below encodes:
- the LOC133825207 gene encoding uncharacterized protein LOC133825207 produces MEFPDITADIVDVAPPSEVVVPSRAKNLSPLLIESSLMARAKSKSISSSSKAAAAGLLKLPSKPSQSKKNFVAPKKKLGLDSSSFPLTAAKKILKAHPPSPSSFESDPEEGKSESKATRDTTLSDETVLDNAESEAESDEPEQEDIVPSEQEAKSDTELVATPLSSKAKGKRPISDSTPSPKLSGVNVKPYSSTFCYYDNACDMVLYAQRKFIIERNYVLSDHRPYGVLTMLQDRKWTGSLVKFTGFVDRIVKEFYANLTNENIEPKSPLYCKVFVRGHWFSFSPQDITLALHLPLDVEDDDDLASLDKDAIIIELVGKKMVWPSNTVISVSNLTYTYAVLHKFSTTNWKPTSHTATISFDMASFLYKVGNRISINWAMVIHDQIILFRKEDLVAPTTAASYKASTPHTEATNAPSTKKVKPQSLKFSSDDIPHASSSIPTDSGLVDTELAAVRASVDSFASLKDTKGERRVFFSLLVTNICVEGCTHLDIVHQAMGEVLFVSHFSGGKVQVL; encoded by the exons ATGGAGTTTCCAGATATCACCGCTGATATTGTCGATGTTGCACCACCATCTGAAGTGGTGGTGCCCTCTCGAGCCAAGAACCTATCTCCTCTTCTGATTGAATCGTCTCTGATGGCTAGGGCAAAATCAAAATCTATTTCATCTTCTTCGAAAGCTGCTGCTGCTGGGTTACTCAAGTTGCCATCGAAGCCGAGCCAGTCCAAGAAAAATTTTGTggctccaaaaaaaaaattgggcttgGACTCGTCTTCTTTCCCCTTGACTGCTGCCAAGAAAATATTGAAGGCTCATCCCCCTTCTCCGTCCTCCTTCGAATCTGACCCTGAGGAAGGAAAATCTGAGTCTAAAGCAACCCGTGATACCACCTTATCTGATGAAACTGTTCTTGACAATGCAGaatcagaggctgagtctgatgAGCCAGAACAAGAAGACATTGTCCCGTCTGAACAAGAAGCCAAATCTGACACAGAGCTAGTTGCAACTCCTTTGTCATCCAAGGCTAAAGGCAAGAGACCTATTTCTGATTCTACACCCTCTCCAAAACTTTCAGGTGTAAATGTCAAACCTTATTCTTCAACTTTTTGTTATTATGACAATGCTTGTGATATGGTTCTCTATGCTCAAAGGAAATTTATCATTGAGAGAAATTATGTCTTGAGTGATCATCGGCCTTATGGTGTGCTAACAATGCTTCAAGATCGAAAATGGACAGGTTCTTTGGTTAAATTTACtggttttgtggatagaatagtCAAGGAATTCTATGCTAATCTTACTAATGAAAATATTGAACCTAAATCTCCTTTGTATTGTAAAGTGTTTGTTAGGGGCCATTGGTTCTCTTTTTCTCCACAAGATATTACCCTTGCTTTGCATCTTCCTCTTGATGTCGAGGATGATGATGATCTTGCTTCTCTTGACAAGGATGCGATTATCATTGAATTAGTAGGGAAAAAAATGGTATGGCCATCTAATACAGTCATCTCGGTCTCTAATCTCACCTACACTTATGCTGTCCTCCATAAGTTTTCCACAACGAATTGGAAACCAACTTCTCACACCGCAACTATCTCATTTGACATGGCCTCATTTTTGTACAAAGTGGGGAACAGAATCAGTATAAACTGGGCTATGGTCATCCATGATCAAATTATTTTATTTCGAAAAG AAGACTTGGTGGCTCCCACTACTGCTGCTTCCTACAAGGCGTCTACTCCTCATACTGAAGCCACTAATGCTCCATCAACCAAGAAAGTCAAGCCCCAATCTCTGAAGTTTTCCTCGGATGACATTCCTCATGCATCCTCCTCTATTCCCACAGATTCCGGACTTGTTGATACAGAACTAGCTGCTGTCCGAGCCTCTGTTGATTCTTTcgcttctttgaaagacacaaagggggaga GGAGAGTTTTTTTCTCTTTACTTGTAACTAACATTTGTGTTGaag GTTgtacacacttggacattgttcatcaagctaTGGGAGAAGTCTTGTTTGTGAGTCATTTTTcaggaggaaaagtgcaagtgttatga
- the LOC133825208 gene encoding uncharacterized protein LOC133825208: protein MVLASILHSWSQIGAIMLFSKESSKPVTRVQAFLKTHTKKNGEPVNAQAAEVIEKLQVLANEKPDSCTTQNTVQDALTIIFGPDKNGRSLANGRGVTNTKLAILRARDDHISQLESSQCEMKNKMSEMMNLINTIAKSVNIQGFTQPSEAESHMPSPMSVNNLKFTPENNACNLLDWNGSGEIVAEGRWSSSDPLCEVHHLRLGPNAMRVWVDVAKKPTAYLWRHHI from the exons ATGGTGTTGGCTTCTATTCTGCATTCCTGGTCGCAGATTGGTGCAATTATGCTATTT AGTAAGGAAAGCTCAAAACCTGTAACAAGAGTTCAAGCTTTCTTAAAGACACACacaaagaagaatggtgaacctgtgaATGCACAAGCTGCTGAAGTTATT GAGAAGCTACAAGTTCTTGCAAATGAAAAACCAGATTCATGCACAACACAGAATACTGTACAAGATGCTCTCACTATCATATTTGGTCCTGACAAGAATGGTAGATCATTAGCTAATGGGAGGGGAGTAACTAATACAAAGTTAGCTATTCTAAGAGCAAGAGATGACCATATTTCACAATTGGAATCAAGTCAATGTGAGATGAAGAATAAAATGTCTGAGATGATGAATCTTATTAATACTATTGCAAAAAGTGTAAACATTCAg GGGTTTACTCAACCAAGTGAAGCGGAGTCACACATGCCTTCTCCTATG AGTGTTAATAATCTGAAGTTCACTCCTGAAAACAATGCTTGCAATTTACTTGATTGGAATGGAAGTGGAGAAATTGTTGCAGAAGGTCGATGGTCTTCTAGTGATCCTTTATGTGAGGTGCATCATCTTCGTCTTGGGCCTAATGCAATGAGAGTTTGGGTTGATGTTGCTAAGAAACCTACTGCATATTTATGGAGACATCACATATGA